One Methylosinus sp. LW4 genomic region harbors:
- a CDS encoding rubrerythrin family protein: protein MATLKGTKTEQNLKDAFAGESQANRRYLYFAQKADIEGHNDVATVFRSTAEGETGHAHGHLEFLEVVGDPATGLPIGKTEDNLKAAVAGETHEYTDMYPGFARSAREEGFEEIADWFETLAKAERSHAGRFQKALDELK, encoded by the coding sequence AATCTGAAGGATGCGTTTGCCGGCGAGTCTCAGGCGAACCGCCGCTATCTCTATTTCGCGCAAAAGGCCGATATCGAAGGCCATAATGACGTCGCGACCGTGTTTCGCTCCACCGCCGAGGGCGAGACGGGCCATGCCCATGGCCATCTCGAATTTCTCGAGGTGGTGGGCGACCCCGCGACCGGACTGCCGATCGGCAAGACCGAGGACAATCTGAAGGCCGCCGTCGCCGGCGAGACGCATGAATATACGGATATGTATCCGGGCTTCGCGCGCTCGGCCCGCGAGGAGGGCTTCGAGGAGATCGCCGATTGGTTCGAGACGCTGGCCAAGGCCGAGCGCTCGCACGCCGGCCGCTTCCAAAAGGCGCTCGACGAGCTGAAGTAA
- a CDS encoding heterodisulfide reductase-related iron-sulfur binding cluster: MREGGLEAPFRRPLDWENPDFYDEAKLDAEMRRVLDICHGCRRCFNLCDSFPRLFDLVDESAKGEVETVASADFKKIVDACTLCDMCFLTKCPYVPPHEFDLDFPHLMLRYRAVEAKKKGVGFADRQLAETDRNGALATKLAPLANWATDCVHTAARDALEKLAGLHHEAVLPKYSKKTLAALAKETPAEVNREAPGFGRKAVIYATCFGEYNDPGVGLAARAVLAKNGVETEILHPHCCGMPLLEQGLIGEVAASAKQVAAAFEPWIDKGYDIIALVPSCALMLKFEWPLIVTDDPKVKRLAASTYDLSEYVVGLARKEGLAEGLSPIEGGVAFHVSCHSRAQNIGRKGAELLNLVPQADVAVIERCSGHGGAWGYKAQNFETALKVGKPVARQAQSAGKAYIVSECPLSGPHIAQGMERLDAEAKKPELLVHPIELIARAYGVK, translated from the coding sequence ATGAGAGAAGGCGGGCTCGAGGCGCCCTTCCGGCGTCCATTGGATTGGGAAAATCCAGATTTCTACGACGAGGCGAAGCTCGACGCCGAAATGCGCCGCGTGCTGGATATTTGTCACGGCTGCCGGCGTTGCTTCAATCTCTGCGATTCCTTTCCGCGCCTGTTCGATCTCGTCGACGAGTCGGCGAAAGGCGAAGTCGAGACCGTCGCCAGCGCGGATTTCAAAAAGATCGTGGACGCTTGCACGCTCTGCGACATGTGCTTTTTGACCAAATGCCCTTATGTGCCGCCGCATGAGTTCGATCTCGACTTCCCGCATCTGATGCTGCGCTATCGCGCCGTCGAGGCGAAGAAGAAGGGCGTCGGCTTCGCGGATCGCCAGCTCGCCGAGACCGACCGCAATGGCGCATTGGCGACGAAACTCGCGCCGCTCGCCAATTGGGCGACCGATTGCGTACACACGGCTGCGCGCGATGCGTTGGAGAAGCTCGCCGGCCTGCATCATGAGGCCGTGCTGCCGAAATATTCGAAGAAGACGCTGGCCGCGCTCGCGAAGGAGACGCCGGCCGAGGTGAACAGAGAGGCGCCGGGCTTCGGCCGCAAGGCGGTGATCTACGCCACCTGCTTCGGCGAATATAATGATCCCGGCGTCGGCCTCGCCGCGCGCGCCGTGCTCGCCAAGAATGGCGTCGAGACGGAGATTCTGCACCCGCATTGCTGCGGAATGCCGCTGCTGGAGCAGGGGCTCATCGGCGAGGTCGCGGCTTCCGCGAAACAGGTCGCGGCCGCCTTCGAGCCTTGGATCGACAAGGGCTATGACATTATCGCGCTGGTTCCCTCCTGCGCGCTGATGCTGAAATTCGAATGGCCTTTGATCGTCACTGATGATCCAAAAGTGAAGCGTCTCGCCGCCTCCACCTATGATCTCAGCGAATATGTCGTCGGCCTTGCGCGCAAGGAGGGGCTGGCGGAAGGGCTCTCGCCGATCGAGGGCGGCGTCGCTTTCCATGTCTCCTGCCATTCGCGCGCGCAGAATATCGGGCGGAAAGGCGCTGAGCTGTTGAATCTCGTTCCGCAGGCCGATGTCGCCGTCATCGAGCGTTGCTCCGGCCATGGCGGCGCCTGGGGCTATAAGGCGCAGAATTTCGAGACGGCGCTGAAGGTCGGCAAGCCGGTGGCGCGACAGGCGCAATCCGCCGGCAAAGCCTATATCGTTTCCGAATGTCCGCTCTCCGGCCCGCATATCGCGCAGGGCATGGAGCGACTGGACGCGGAGGCGAAAAAGCCCGAGCTTCTCGTCCATCCGATCGAGCTGATCGCGCGGGCCTATGGGGTGAAGTGA
- a CDS encoding peptide chain release factor 3: MTLKGVATFATPFQRVRDLTTSQPSDPVSRRRTFAIISHPDAGKTTLTEKLLLFGGAIQLAGAVKAKRNAQQTRSDWMSIERERGISVVTSVMTFEYGDCVFNLLDTPGHEDFSEDTYRTLSAVDAAVMVIDAAKGIEARTRKLFEVCRLRDIPIVTFINKLDREGRDPFSLLDEIEKTLALDTAPVTWPIGSGRSFAGTYCFATKSVRKIDADTEPMVVSGLDDPALLALLPAHEADAWLEEAMLAEEGCKTFELAAFREGHLTPVFFGSALRNFGVRDLIDAMAEYAPSPRGQDADKRHVEAKEPKMAGFVFKIQANMDPNHRDRIAFMRVCSGKLSRGMKAKIVRTGKTISLNAPQFFFARDRSIADEAYAGDVVGIPNHGILRIGDTLTEGEEISFRGVPSFAPEILRRIVISDAMKAKKLREALRQLAEEGVVQLFLPNDGSGALVGVVGALQLDVLATRLEAEYGLETKYETSRFGICRWITSQDPIALKSFIDSHGSSMAEDIDGAPVFMSSSEFQLRYDAERHSSIVFSDVKDYQKSGAGKG; the protein is encoded by the coding sequence ATGACCTTAAAGGGCGTGGCGACATTCGCCACTCCCTTCCAGCGAGTTCGAGACTTGACCACCTCCCAGCCGAGCGACCCCGTCTCGCGGCGGCGCACCTTCGCCATCATTTCCCACCCGGACGCGGGCAAGACCACGCTCACCGAGAAGCTTCTGCTGTTCGGCGGCGCGATCCAGCTCGCCGGCGCGGTGAAGGCCAAGCGCAACGCCCAGCAGACGCGCTCGGACTGGATGAGCATAGAGCGCGAGCGCGGCATTTCCGTCGTCACCTCGGTGATGACCTTCGAATATGGCGATTGCGTCTTCAACCTGCTCGACACGCCGGGCCATGAGGACTTTTCGGAGGACACCTATCGCACGCTCTCCGCCGTGGATGCGGCGGTGATGGTGATCGACGCCGCCAAGGGCATAGAAGCGCGCACGCGCAAGCTGTTCGAAGTGTGCCGGCTGCGCGATATTCCGATCGTCACCTTCATCAACAAGCTCGATCGCGAGGGGCGCGATCCTTTCTCGCTGCTCGACGAGATCGAGAAGACGCTGGCGCTCGACACGGCGCCGGTGACTTGGCCGATCGGCTCCGGCCGCAGCTTCGCCGGCACCTACTGCTTCGCGACGAAATCCGTGCGCAAGATCGACGCCGACACCGAGCCGATGGTGGTCTCCGGCCTCGACGATCCGGCGCTGCTCGCGCTGCTGCCGGCGCATGAGGCGGACGCTTGGCTGGAAGAGGCCATGCTCGCCGAGGAGGGCTGCAAGACGTTCGAGCTCGCGGCGTTTCGCGAGGGGCATTTGACGCCGGTCTTCTTCGGCAGCGCTCTGCGCAATTTCGGCGTGCGCGATCTCATCGACGCAATGGCCGAATATGCGCCCTCGCCGCGCGGGCAGGACGCCGACAAGCGCCATGTCGAGGCCAAGGAGCCGAAGATGGCCGGCTTCGTGTTCAAGATTCAGGCGAATATGGACCCCAACCATCGCGACCGCATCGCCTTCATGCGCGTCTGCTCGGGCAAGCTCTCGCGCGGCATGAAGGCGAAGATCGTGCGCACGGGCAAAACCATCTCGCTCAATGCGCCGCAATTCTTCTTCGCGCGCGACCGCTCCATCGCCGATGAAGCCTATGCGGGCGATGTGGTGGGCATTCCCAATCATGGTATTTTGCGCATCGGCGACACGCTCACCGAGGGCGAGGAGATTTCCTTCCGCGGCGTGCCGAGCTTCGCGCCGGAAATTCTGCGCCGCATCGTCATCTCCGACGCCATGAAGGCCAAGAAGCTGCGCGAGGCGTTGCGCCAGCTGGCGGAGGAGGGCGTGGTGCAGCTCTTCCTGCCCAATGACGGCTCCGGCGCGCTGGTCGGCGTCGTCGGCGCGCTACAGCTCGACGTGCTGGCGACGCGGCTCGAGGCCGAATATGGGCTGGAGACGAAATACGAGACCTCGCGCTTCGGCATATGCCGCTGGATCACCTCTCAGGACCCGATCGCGCTGAAGAGCTTCATCGACTCGCACGGCTCCTCGATGGCGGAGGACATAGACGGCGCGCCCGTGTTCATGTCGTCGAGCGAGTTCCAGCTTCGCTATGACGCGGAGCGGCATTCGTCCATCGTGTTCTCGGATGTGAAGGATTATCAGAAGAGCGGGGCGGGGAAGGGGTGA
- a CDS encoding type II toxin-antitoxin system RelE/ParE family toxin: MRRRAIVFSPEARDDILQIYDWIEERAGSDVALAYIGRLETYCRASERGRRRDDLRPGLRAVGFERRVTIAFFVEEERVTILRLFYGGKDWEAALA, translated from the coding sequence TTGAGACGGCGAGCGATCGTTTTCTCGCCAGAAGCGCGCGACGACATTCTGCAGATTTACGATTGGATAGAAGAGAGGGCCGGCTCGGACGTCGCGCTCGCCTATATCGGCCGGCTCGAAACCTATTGCCGGGCGTCCGAAAGAGGGCGTCGCAGAGATGATCTGCGGCCTGGGCTTCGTGCGGTCGGTTTCGAGCGGCGCGTGACGATCGCCTTTTTCGTCGAGGAAGAGCGCGTCACTATCCTTCGCCTGTTCTACGGCGGCAAGGACTGGGAGGCCGCTCTGGCCTGA
- a CDS encoding DUF3501 family protein, whose translation MAQKHHITVADLLPPDEYAKIRVESRRRIAARKRSRRVEVGPFVTFYFEDFETIWLQIQEMIHIEKGTLEQAPSEIAAYAPLIPKGRELVATFMIEIDDPLRRKRVLDTLGAIEETAFIELGGERIAGVAEADQDRTREDGKASAVQFVHFPFTDVQVAAFREPGARALIGFTHQNYGHIAVMPEAVRAELSGDFD comes from the coding sequence ATGGCGCAAAAGCACCACATCACCGTCGCCGATCTTCTTCCGCCGGACGAATATGCGAAGATCCGCGTCGAGAGCCGCCGCCGCATCGCCGCGCGCAAGCGCAGTCGCCGCGTCGAGGTCGGGCCTTTCGTGACCTTTTATTTCGAGGATTTCGAGACGATCTGGCTGCAGATCCAGGAGATGATCCACATAGAGAAGGGGACGCTCGAGCAGGCGCCGAGCGAGATCGCCGCCTATGCGCCGCTGATCCCCAAGGGCCGCGAATTGGTCGCCACTTTCATGATCGAGATCGATGATCCGCTGCGCAGAAAGCGCGTGCTGGACACGCTGGGCGCGATAGAGGAGACCGCCTTCATCGAATTGGGCGGCGAGCGCATCGCCGGCGTCGCCGAGGCGGACCAGGACCGCACCAGGGAGGACGGCAAGGCCTCCGCCGTGCAATTCGTGCATTTCCCCTTCACCGACGTGCAGGTCGCGGCTTTTCGCGAGCCGGGAGCGCGCGCGCTGATCGGCTTCACCCATCAGAATTACGGGCATATCGCAGTGATGCCGGAGGCGGTGCGGGCGGAGCTGTCGGGCGATTTCGACTGA
- a CDS encoding ribbon-helix-helix domain-containing protein, which produces MANVEKRSFSLPTENLAFIEAKVSAGDYASESDVIRAALSALQERDAAVERWLREDVAPVYDAMRAEPDRAVSIDSVFDEVRARHAFRSKDRG; this is translated from the coding sequence ATGGCGAATGTCGAAAAGCGGAGCTTCAGCCTGCCGACCGAGAATTTGGCCTTCATCGAGGCGAAGGTCTCCGCCGGAGACTATGCTTCGGAGAGCGATGTGATCCGCGCGGCGCTTTCCGCCTTGCAGGAGCGGGACGCCGCCGTCGAGCGATGGCTACGGGAAGACGTCGCGCCCGTTTATGACGCCATGCGCGCCGAGCCGGACCGCGCCGTCTCTATCGACTCGGTATTCGACGAGGTGCGGGCGCGTCACGCGTTTCGATCGAAGGATCGCGGTTGA